In Anaerococcus prevotii DSM 20548, the genomic window CGTAATAGTAAGGGGCGGAGGAGATGTCGCAACAGGGACTATCCAGAAGCTTAAGAGAGTTGGCTTTGACGTCTTGGTCCTAGAAATCGAAAGACCAACCTGTATCAGAAGAAATGTCGCAGTAGCCCAAGCGATCTTTGAGGGAGAAATAAAGATCGAAGATATAGAAGCTATTTACTGTGAAAATAAATCCGAAATAAAAAAAGCCTTTGCAGAAGATAAGATTGCTGTAACAATTGACCCTAAGGGAAGATTCATAGAAGAGATGGAGCCTATCTGTGTGATAGATGGGATTCTTGCCAAGAAAAACCTCGGCACCAAGAAGGACATGGCTCCCATTACCATAGGACTTGGACCTGGTTTTATCGCAGGTGAAGACGTGGATTTAGTCATAGAAACCAATAGGGGCCACGATTTGGGTAGACTGATATTTGAAGGACCTGCCGCCCTAAATACCGGTAATCCTGGCAATATCAACGGCTTTACGACAGAAAGAATCCTAAGATCTGTTTCAGATGGTAGGCTTCATATCCTAAAAGATTTAGGTTCAGTTGTAAA contains:
- the yqeB gene encoding selenium-dependent molybdenum cofactor biosynthesis protein YqeB; protein product: MNKNLVIVRGGGDVATGTIQKLKRVGFDVLVLEIERPTCIRRNVAVAQAIFEGEIKIEDIEAIYCENKSEIKKAFAEDKIAVTIDPKGRFIEEMEPICVIDGILAKKNLGTKKDMAPITIGLGPGFIAGEDVDLVIETNRGHDLGRLIFEGPAALNTGNPGNINGFTTERILRSVSDGRLHILKDLGSVVKEGEPVALVDGKEIYAGLDGMVRGMINEGIQVTKGMKVGDVDPRVIPRNVGTISDKARLIGGGSLEGLLIMKRRKGL